From Trichoplusia ni isolate ovarian cell line Hi5 chromosome 11, tn1, whole genome shotgun sequence, the proteins below share one genomic window:
- the LOC113498887 gene encoding LOW QUALITY PROTEIN: BTB/POZ domain-containing protein 6-like (The sequence of the model RefSeq protein was modified relative to this genomic sequence to represent the inferred CDS: inserted 1 base in 1 codon) — MTSFLQYRPLDPCLRFIWYACHLHVRSSMNSSVDFFESLIDEDGRFAELNNCQEPRERGYRPRPRQLAQAENINNGGGLSLSPPHTVSQRETGTQVSQCYSGPPSPCGSTSATPSPTTXPAPPPGTATLDPNWQATKPTVRERNAAMFNNQLMSDITFIVGGPGHTQVIPAHKYVLATASSVFYAMFYGGLAECKLEIEVPDVEPSAFLTLLKYIYCDEIQLEADTVLSTLYVAKKYIVPHLAKACVNYLETSLTAKNACLLLSQSRLFEEPELMQRCWEVIDAQAEMALTSDGFVDIDVSTLESVLARETLNCKEINLFEAALAWAHAECLRREIDPTPTNKRAMLGGAIYLIRFPTMSLEEFANSAAQIGILTPQETIDIFLHFTASSKPLLSYPIKSRAGLKAQICHRFQSCAYRSNQWRYRGRCDSIQFCVDKRIFVVGFGLYGSSNGAADYNVKIELKRLGRVLAENNTKFFSDGSSNTFHVYFENPIQIEPECFYTASAILDGSELSYFGQEGLSEVYMGTVTFQFHCSSESTNGTGVQGGQIPELIYYGPTVNTSMANTTTNED, encoded by the exons GTTTATATGGTATGCGTGTCATTTACACGTACGATCATCGATGAATAGCAGCGTGGATTTCTTTGAAAGTCTTATTGACGAGGACGGGCGCTTCGCCGAATTAAACAATTGTCAAGAACCGCGAGAGCGAGGGTACAGACCGCGTCCGAGACAACTAGCTCAAG CCGAAAATATCAACAATGGTGGTGGATTATCGTTGTCACCACCGCACACGGTGTCGCAGCGTGAGACTGGCACGCAGGTGTCCCAGTGCTACAGCGGGCCGCCGTCCCCCTGTGGGTCGACAAGCGCGACTCCTTCCCCCACGA TCCCGGCCCCTCCGCCCGGCACTGCCACTTTAGACCCCAATTGGCAAGCCACTAAACCCACAGTGCGGGAGAGAAATGCTGCGATGTTCAATAACCAACTTATGTCGGACATCACATTCATAGTTGGAGGACCCG GCCATACTCAAGTCATTCCTGCCCACAAATATGTATTAGCGACAGCAAGCTCTGTCTTCTATGCTATGTTTTATGGTGGATTAGCAGAATGCAAGCTAGAGATTGAAGTTCCTGATGTTGAACCCTCTGCTTTTCTCAcacttttaaa GTACATTTACTGTGATGAAATACAGCTAGAGGCAGATACAGTGCTATCAACACTGTATGTCGCCAAAAAATACATTGTCCCACATTTGGCCAAAGCTTGTGTCAATTATTTGGAAACTAGTCTTACAGCTAAGAATGCATGTCTACTTCTCAGCCAGTCCCGTTTATTTGAGGAACCAGAACTGATGCAAAGGTGCTGGGAAGTGATAGATGCCCAG gcAGAGATGGCCCTGACTTCAGATGGCTTTGTTGACATAGATGTATCAACATTAGAATCAGTATTAGCAAGGGAAACACTTAATTGCAAGGAAATAAACTTGTTTGAGGCAGCTTTAGCTTGGGCACATGCTGAATGTCTGCGAAGAGAAATTGATCCCACTCCTACAAACAAAAGGGCCATGCTTGGAGGTGCCATATACTTGATAAGATTTCCTACTATGTCGTTAGAAGAATTTGCAAACAGTGCAGCTCAGATTGGCATCTTAACCCCACAAGAGactatagatatatttttgcattttactGCATCAAGCAAACCACTATTATCTTATCCTATAAAATCAAGAGCAGGACTCAAAGCTCAG atttgcCACAGGTTCCAGTCCTGTGCCTACAGAAGTAATCAATGGCGGTATCGCGGCAGATGCGATTCCATACAGTTTTGTGTAGACAAGAGAATTTTCGTCGTCGGTTTCGGTCTATATGGATCGTCTAATGGAGCAGCTGATTATAATGTAAAGATTGAGTTGAAACGCTTGGGCAGAGTGCTGGCAGAGAACAACACAAAGTTCTTCTCAGATGGATCAAGTAACACATTCCATGTGTACTTCGAAAATCCCATACAAATTGAACCAGAGTGTTTTTACACTGCTTCAGCAATACTAGATGGGAGTGAACTAAGTTATTTTGGACAAGAAGGTTTGAGTGAGGTGTACATGGGAACAGTGACTTTCCAGTTCCATTGTTCATCTGAGAGTACTAATGGCACTGGGGTACAAGGAGGCCAGATACCAGAACTTATTTATTATGGACCCACAGTCAACACTTCCATGGCCAACACAACCACTAATGAGGACTGA
- the LOC113498892 gene encoding transcription factor IIIB 90 kDa subunit-like: MSGKKCKHCGSSDIEVDPARGDAVCTNCGSVLEDNIIVAEIEFQENAHGGASTIGQFVSAESKGGATGFGRAFNAGIGQESREVTLRKAREGITALCQQLRLNQQCIDIACNFYKMALSRHLTIGRPSSHTQAACVYMTCRTEGTAHLLIDVSDAVPICCYQLGRTYFKLSRALCINIPPTGKSNIYSYQLLFFT, from the exons ATGTCTGGGAAGAAGTGCAAGCACTGCGGGTCCTCGGACATCGAGGTAGACCCGGCCCGTGGTGATGCAGTGTGTACGAACTGTGGATCAGTGTTGGAAGACAATATTATTGTAGCTGAAATAGAGTTTCAAGAAAATGCTCATGGTGGTGCCTCTACCATTGGACAGTTTGTGTCAGCAGAATCTAAAGGAGGTGCCACAGGATTTGGGCGAG caTTTAACGCTGGTATTGGCCAAGAATCCAGAGAAGTCACATTAAGAAAGGCTCGGGAAGGTATCACAGCTCTCTGTCAGCAGCTGCGCCTCAACCAGCAGTGCATAGACATAGCCTGTAACTTTTACAAGATGGCCCTGTCTCGTCATCTCACTATTGGACGGCCTTCAAGTCATACACAGGCAGCCTGTGTTTACATGACATGCAGAACAGAAGGCACAGCCC ATTTACTAATTGATGTGAGTGATGCTGTACCAATATGTTGTTATCAACTTGGCCGCACATATTTCAAGCTATCAAGAGCCCTCTGCATCAACATACCTCCCACAGGTAAGtctaatatttattcttatcaGCTTCTTTTTTTCACTTAA